A genomic region of Fusarium oxysporum Fo47 chromosome VI, complete sequence contains the following coding sequences:
- a CDS encoding fungal-specific transcription factor domain-containing protein: protein MQQGTSNERPYRSHLRPACIPCRKRKSRCQSEASSSCCLMCRAHRTDCIFPTEPRSSSQTPRRRRQARLSTTRSPRQISLAPGPPAVSASDNSTIEQAVSVVESALTSAPNSSSRNTTSHKHQVSNVSPTVPRSTEWAQQNAQSEESPLALGSNDEQPHNLHIVGPAVTSDNQVLSDYLSSMPSASRGSRIIRPAIGTRSRPVLFTAVQKRPVGLDSNLSFAEERLQLIEKILEHFTSDLLDVYFDKANSCFPLLDEAHFRKQYRENKSAISPALLSGLYAHSITFWNSSPILSRHRCPDGRFIWNLATEAAYSQIHRSPGISTIEALILNISGREVTALIGNGVLLASSVAMAHSLGLNHSPISWEIPQSEKNLRMKIWWALLIHDKWLSLSHGTPPLISPTLNDVPQPLIENLCGEGSSSEQALNASVYIALVGLTEVLDLHLRHVHQFSLSDESTDTTHLELALNNWIETLSDEIRRVVIRGNNLKIPGAASLRLSYLTVRLLLQRIELEAEKRVRDTGDSRLLNRYMQARRTAEDILILTQELQPEHLADCWLPSSAFAFSTTVSFLLRCALETENSTAGLVQSSSLKIASDLLSALREHKEKHAWDLGDICLAQHADVVEKLRAMTPPEDPSAEEVLDFSSFAMAESSYLDQLFPSLWDPLQNVW, encoded by the exons ATGCAACAGGGAACTTCCAATGAACGACCGTACAGGTCCCATCTTCGGCCGGCCTGTATTCCATGCCGAAAACGCAAGTCCCGCTGCCAGTCCGAGGCATCTTCCAGCTGCTGTCTCATGTGCAGGGCACACCGCACGGATTGCATCTTTCCCACGGAGCCTCGCTCAAGTTCTCAAACTCCTCGGCGTCGGAGACAAGCAAGGCTGTCGACAACTAGAAGTCCCCGTCAGATCAGCCTGGCACCTGGGCCCCCGGCAGTATCCGCCTCAGACAATTCTACTATCGAGCAGGCAGTTTCTGTTGTAGAATCAGCCTTGACTTCAGCGCCTAACAGTTCGTCGAGAAACACCACCTCTCATAAGCACCAAGTGTCCAACGTCTCTCCCACTGTGCCAAGAAGCACAGAATGGGCCCAACAAAACGCTCAATCGGAGGAGTCACCTTTGGCATTGGGCTCAAACGACGAGCAACCACATAATCTTCACATAGTTGGGCCAGCAGTCACTTCCGATAACCAGGTTTTGTCGGACTACCTATCTTCCATGCCCAGTGCCTCAAGAGGTTCACGGATTATCAGGCCAGCCATAGGCACTAGGTCTCGACCTGTGCTGTTTACTGCTGTACAGAAACGACCAGTTGGGTTGGATTCGAACCTCAGTTTCGCAGAGGAAAGATTGCAGCTTATAGAGAAGATATTGGAGCATTTTACCAGTGATCTTCTCGACGT TTATTTTGACAAGGCTAATTCTtgctttcctcttcttgacGAAGCACACTTCCGTAAGCAATATAGAGAGAACAAATCTGCCATATCGCCAGCGCTTCTCAGTGGACTGTACGCCCACTCGATAACCTTCTGGAATAGCTCTCCTATTCTTTCTCGTCATCGATGTCCTGACGGGCGCTTCATCTGGAATCTTGCGACTGAGGCAGCTTATTCCCAGATACATAGATCTCCTGGAATCTCCACGATAGAAGCCTTGATTCTGAATATCAGTGGTCGCGAAGTGACTGCTCTGATAGGAAATGGCGTTTTGTTGGCGTCCTCAGTCGCTATGGCACATTCACTGGGTCTCAACCACAGCCCAATATCCTGGGAAATACCGCAGTCTGAGAAGAACCTAAGAATGAAGATATGGTGGGCTTTGTTGATTCACGATAAATG GTTGAGTCTTTCGCATGGAACCCCGCCGCTTATCTCTCCGACTCTAAACGATGTGCCCCAGCCTCTCATCGAAAACCTTTGTGGAGAGGGATCTTCTTCAGAGCAGGCCCTCAATGCTTCAGTGTACATCGCTCTAGTTGGCTTGACCGAGGTTCTGGACTTGCACTTGAGACACGTCCATCAATTCAGCCTTTCAGATGAATCTACAGATACGACACATCTAGAATTGGCACTGAATAATTGGATAGAGACTCTAAGTGACGAGATCCGCCGGGTTGTCATTCGTGGAAACAACCTAAAAATTCCTGGTGCTGCCAGCCTTCGCCTGTCATATCTGACAGTCAGACTCCTATTGCAGAGAATCGaacttgaagctgagaagcgAGTTCGTGATACAGGGGATAGTCGCCTGCTAAACCGTTATATGCAAGCTCGGAGAACTGCAGAGGACATTCTCATCTTAACTCAGGAATTACAGCCCGAACATTTGGCTGATTGCTGGTTGCCAAGCAGCGCTTTTGCATTTTCGACAACCGTTAGCTTCCTTCTCCGATGCGCACTAGAGACAGAAAACTCAACAGCCGGATTGGTTCAAAGCAGCTCATTGAAGATAGCCTCGGACTTATTGTCGGCTCTTCGTGAACACAAAGAGAAGCATGCTTGGGATTTGGGTGATATCTGCTTGGCCCAACATGCGgacgttgttgagaagctaCGCGCCATGACACCGCCTGAAGACCCAAGTGCTGAAGAGGTTTTGGACTTTTCCAGCTTTGCCATGGCGGAGTCTTCTTACCTCGATCAGCTTTTCCCAAGTTTATGGGATCCTCTGCAGAATGTGTGGTGA
- a CDS encoding P-loop containing nucleoside triphosphate hydrolase protein yields the protein MSTLIDAMMPVQKPWLAMVARIIAHHLSFSLIYLPAWIIGSIIVRGGVFAKTSVGIVLVFHVLTGLAFSSISMLFASFFRKAQLSGITAILAVALLGILSQTLSSPGTVPVAVLSIFFTPSAFVFFISNMARFEELEMPTDLLKVAPGSPSALPGIAIWIFLIVQIFAYPLIGALIEHALYSNETSGRKMLLNQTDVDRIGRNAVQLRQFSKTYKPSFFSRIFRRGPNKKPPVLAVNGLDLDIGQGQIIALLGANGSGKSTTLDAIAGMNKLTSGSIEIDGRGGLGIAPQKNVLWDDLTVEEHIRIFNHLKAPNARATTQEIEDLIRSVDLYKKRKAFAKTLSGGQKRKLQLGLMLTGGSAVCCVDEVSSGIDPLSRRKLWDIILAERGRRTMILTTHFLDEADLLADHIAILSKGTLRAEGSSVALKDNMGGGYRVHVPKDIGIRETPDIDQVAKKDAFDLITYTAPTSQLAAVVIKSLEAAGITEYRFSGPTIEDVFLQVAEEIRDEEAFRNANHALSVPSSEKVTSKEKQSEKPGLALTNGQRVGYVKQSLILFRKRLTILKRNRFLYLLAFLLPIFAGGLTTLFIIGESTTSCVPGEQSTRAVQRENAFDETEGEDNISVRLLAGPISKLSTDMFSLVNPILKGEGGNGNQSSFDIRNSLDLVETFQQFKDKIETDRKNITGGIWLGDDEQGPTFAWVANLAISMPILAQQMLDIMLSNASIATTWAPFELPVSDTTGDALQMIVYMSIALSVYPAFFALYPSNERRRFVRGLQYSNGVRPFPLWIAYLLFDLIVVLVSTAIVVAIWAGVSDIWFNIGYVFLVLFLYGIASTLFAYLISLFTKTQLGTYAWAAASQTLIFVVYIIAYMSVLTYSPVTKVDSSLRLVHFVISAFAPIGSALKALFISTNLFSTACDGNSLTKNPSGILYYGGPILYLILQSLIFFGLLIWLDTGSAGASLRGLFQRGNKAESDEEHVDEDIIDEREKVTRNKGNEHGLRVMHLTKSFRDNIAVDNVTFGIKRGEVFALLGPNGAGKSTTISLIRGDIKPDRNGGDVLVEDISVNKNLAGARANLGVCPQFDAMDQMTVREHLEFYAKIRGVTDIEHNVRAVMQAVGLESFSTRMAHALSGGNKRKLSLGIALMGNPTVVLLDEPSSGLDAASKRVMWKTLEATVPGRSILLTTHSMEEADALAGRAGILARRMLALGTPDNLRHRFGDALHIHLVAKSAPRTTQEEMDRMTNWIRQTLPSADVDEKTYHGQIRFSVRASQVLAATSGRKEEEITRDQEVDLSQSAIGHLVVLLEENKAELGVGHYSVMPTTLDQVFLTIVGQHNVKEENSEEKEQSIWRKIWMFGRS from the coding sequence ATGTCCACATTGATCGATGCCATGATGCCAGTGCAAAAACCGTGGCTCGCCATGGTCGCAAGGATTATTGCGCACCACCTTTCGTTCTCTCTCATCTACCTACCAGCATGGATTATTGGCTCCATTATTGTTCGCGGTGGTGTTTTCGCCAAGACTAGCGTTGGCATTGTCCTCGTTTTCCATGTTCTCACTGGCCTTGCGTTCTCGTCTATATCCATGTTGTTTGCATCCTTCTTCCGAAAGGCCCAGCTGAGTGGTATTACCGCCATCCTGGCCGTCGCCCTACTCGGAATTCTTTCGCAAACCCTCTCTTCGCCTGGCACTGTCCCTGTCGCCGTTCTTTCGATCTTCTTCACTCCTAGTGCCTTCGTGTTCTTTATCAGCAACATGGCACGGTTTGAGGAGCTCGAAATGCCGACCGACTTGCTGAAAGTGGCCCCTGGAAGCCCTTCGGCGCTCCCAGGCATTGCTATTTGGATATTCTTGATTGTCCAGATATTTGCGTATCCCCTGATAGGGGCTCTTATCGAGCATGCTCTGTATAGCAATGAAACGTCAGGCCGAAAGATGTTGCTTAACCAGACAGACGTAGATCGAATTGGTCGTAATGCTGTGCAATTGCGACAATTCTCAAAAACATACAAGCCCAGCTTCTTTTCAAGGATATTCCGCCGAGGTCCCAACAAGAAGCCGCCTGTTCTCGCCGTGAACGGGCTAGATCTCGATATTGGCCAGGGGCAAATTATCGCTCTTTTGGGTGCCAATGGCAGTGGAAAGAGCACGACGCTCGATGCTATTGCAGGCATGAACAAGTTGACGAGTGGATCGATCGAAATCGACGGCAGAGGTGGTCTTGGTATCGCTCCCCAAAAGAACGTGCTCTGGGACGACTTGACAGTGGAAGAGCACATTAGAATCTTCAATCATCTAAAAGCTCCTAACGCCAGGGCTACCACACAAGAGATTGAAGATCTGATCAGATCCGTCGACCTCTATAAGAAGCGAAAGGCTTTTGCAAAGACTCTCTCGGGTGGTCAGAAGCGCAAGCTTCAACTGGGACTCATGTTGACGGGGGGAAGCGCCGTGTGCTGCGTTGATGAAGTCAGCAGTGGCATTGACCCGTTGTCGAGACGAAAGCTTTGGGACATCATTCTGGCTGAACGTGGTAGACGCACGATGATTTTGACCACCCACTTTTTGGATGAGGCCGATCTTCTTGCCGACCACATCGCCATTCTTTCTAAAGGAACTCTGCGCGCAGAAGGCTCCTCGGTGGCCTTGAAGGACAATATGGGCGGTGGTTACAGAGTCCATGTTCCCAAGGACATTGGCATTCGAGAAACCCCAGACATTGATCAAGTTGCAAAGAAGGATGCCTTCGACCTCATCACATACACTGCTCCCACCTCACAACTCGCAGCTGTTGTCATTAAGAGTCTTGAAGCTGCTGGTATCACAGAATATCGCTTCTCGGGGCCAACTATCGAAGATGTTTTCCTCCAGGTTGCTGAGGAGatcagagatgaagaagcctTCCGCAACGCAAACCACGCCTTGTCTGTCCCGTCATCCGAAAAAGTTACCTCCAAAGAGAAGCAAAGCGAAAAGCCAGGTTTGGCACTTACAAATGGACAACGAGTCGGATACGTAAAACAAAGTTTGATTCTATTCCGCAAGCGCTTAACTATTCTAAAGCGGAATCGATTTTTGTATCTGCTtgcctttcttcttccaatCTTCGCTGGTGGATTGACTACCCTTTTTATCATTGGCGAAAGTACGACCAGTTGCGTGCCAGGGGAACAATCAACCCGAGCTGTTCAGAGGGAAAACGCGTTCGACGAAactgaaggagaagacaaCATTTCAGTGCGCCTCTTAGCTGGACCGATATCAAAGTTGAGCACTGACATGTTCAGCCTCGTAAATCCCATCTTGAAGGGTGAAGGTGGAAATGGAAACCAAAGTAGCTTCGACATAAGAAACAGTCTTGACTTGGTCGAGACTTTCCAGCAATTCAAGGACAAGATCGAGACGGATCGAAAGAATATCACCGGGGGAATCTGGCTGGGCGATGATGAGCAAGGTCCTACATTTGCATGGGTCGCAAATCTCGCCATCTCCATGCCTATCTTGGCACAGCAGATGCTTGATATCATGTTGTCCAACGCTAGTATCGCAACCACTTGGGCTCCTTTTGAACTTCCCGTGAGTGACACTACGGGTGATGCACTTCAAATGATTGTATACATGTCGATCGCTCTCTCAGTCTATCCTGCATTTTTCGCACTCTACCCAAGCAATGAGCGGCGCAGGTTCGTCCGTGGTTTACAATACTCGAATGGTGTTCGGCCGTTCCCACTCTGGATAGCCTACCTCCTGTTTGATCTGATCGTTGTCCTGGTTAGCACAGCTATCGTGGTGGCGATATGGGCTGGTGTCTCCGACATCTGGTTCAATATTGGTTacgtcttcctcgtcttgtTCCTATACGGAATAGCTTCGACACTCTTTGCGTACCTTATCTCCCTCTTCACTAAGACACAACTTGGAACGTACGCCTGGGCAGCGGCGAGCCAGACTCTCATTTTTGTCGTCTACATCATTGCGTACATGTCGGTGTTGACTTACTCGCCCGTGACCAAGGTTGACAGCTCCTTGCGCCTTGTCCACTTTGTCATTTCCGCATTCGCCCCCATTGGTTCAGCATTGAAAGCGCTTTTCATCTCTACAAACCTCTTTTCTACGGCATGCGATGGCAATAGCCTGACAAAGAATCCAAGCGGTATCTTGTACTATGGTGGACCCATTCTGTACCTCATCCTTCAATCActcatcttctttggtctTTTGATTTGGCTCGATACTGGGTCAGCGGGAGCCTCACTCCGGGGTCTCTTCCAGAGAGGGAACAAAGCCGAATCAGATGAGGAACATGTTGACGAAGACATCATTGATGAGCGCGAAAAAGTCACTCGTAATAAGGGGAATGAGCATGGCCTCCGAGTTATGCACCTGACGAAGAGCTTCCGCGACAACATAGCTGTCGACAACGTCACCTTTGGTATCAAGCGTGGCGAAGTTTTTGCTCTACTTGGTCCGAATGGTGCAGGAAAATCAACAACCATTTCTCTTATCAGAGGTGATATCAAGCCAGACCGAAATGGAGGCGATGTTTTGGTTGAAGATATATCGGTCAATAAGAACCTCGCAGGTGCTCGAGCTAACTTGGGCGTCTGCCCTCAGTTCGATGCTATGGATCAGATGACGGTACGAGAGCATCTCGAATTCTACGCCAAGATCAGAGGTGTCACCGACATCGAGCACAACGTGCGGGCTGTTATGCAGGCGGTAGGACTCGAGTCATTTTCTACGCGCATGGCGCATGCTCTATCTGGAGGCAATAAACGAAAACTGAGTCTAGGAATCGCTCTAATGGGCAATCCTACTGTTGTGCTTCTGGATGAGCCTTCGTCTGGTCTCGATGCTGCTTCAAAGCGTGTTATGTGGAAGACGCTCGAGGCTACTGTCCCTGGAAGATCGATTCTTCTCACGACACACAGCATGGAGGAAGCGGATGCATTGGCTGGTCGTGCTGGCATTCTTGCTCGAAGGATGCTTGCTCTGGGAACACCAGATAATCTTCGACATCGCTTCGGCGATGCCTTGCATATTCATCTTGTCGCCAAAAGTGCCCCTCGTACTACTCAGGAGGAGATGGACCGAATGACAAACTGGATTCGGCAAACTTTGCCCTCAgccgatgttgatgagaagacgTATCATGGCCAGATCCGCTTCTCAGTGCGTGCTAGTCAAGTCCTCGCAGCAACTTCTGGTcgcaaggaggaagagatcaCAAGAGACCAAGAGGTTGATCTGAGCCAGAGTGCCATTGGACACCTAGTTGTGTTGCTGGAGGAGAACAAGGCAGAACTCGGCGTGGGTCACTACAGTGTCATGCCAACAACGCTGGATCAGGTCTTCTTGACTATTGTCGGACAACACAACGTGAAGGAAGAGAACTCAGAAGAGAAGGAGCAAAGCATCTGGCGCAAAATCTGGATGTTTGGGAGGTCATAG